Proteins from a genomic interval of Sporomusaceae bacterium:
- a CDS encoding sodium:alanine symporter family protein yields the protein MQGIEKFIADMADFVWGLPLIILLFGTHLYLTFRLGFIQKYMGKAIKLSLTRSTEGRGDVSQFGALTTALAATIGTGNIVGVATAVAAGGPGAVLWMWLTGVFGIATKYAEALLSVKYRVQTEDGQMAGGPMYVLERGLNMKWLAVVFAALTAIAAFGIGNTVQANSIASMLKETYNVSPYVSGIVMTVLTALVILGGIKSIARVCEALVPFMAVFYVAGCAVILLSGFSTILDSISLIVSSAFSGQAAVGGFLGAGMKEAMRFGIARGLFSNESGLGSAPIVAAAAQTKNPVRQALVSSTGTFWDTVVVCAMTGLVLVNTGVWQSGLKGAALTKTAFATIPVVGPLVLAIGLLTFVFSTILGWSYYGEKAAEYLFGKKVIKPYRYLWVVAVFLGSIASLPAVWNFADAANGLMAIPNLVCLLMLSGVLVSETREYLWNGNLDREPADFAAAPGEKQKGKG from the coding sequence GTGCAAGGTATCGAGAAGTTTATTGCCGATATGGCCGATTTTGTCTGGGGTCTGCCGCTGATAATCCTTCTGTTCGGAACGCACTTGTATTTGACTTTTAGACTGGGATTCATTCAGAAGTATATGGGCAAGGCGATCAAGCTTTCGCTGACCCGCTCGACCGAAGGGCGCGGCGATGTCAGCCAGTTCGGCGCGCTGACGACGGCGCTGGCCGCGACCATCGGCACAGGCAACATTGTCGGCGTGGCCACAGCCGTGGCCGCCGGCGGCCCTGGCGCGGTGCTGTGGATGTGGCTGACCGGCGTGTTCGGTATCGCCACTAAGTATGCGGAGGCGCTGCTGTCCGTCAAGTACCGGGTTCAGACCGAGGACGGGCAGATGGCGGGCGGGCCGATGTACGTTCTCGAGCGCGGGCTCAATATGAAGTGGCTGGCTGTCGTGTTCGCGGCTCTGACCGCAATCGCCGCCTTTGGCATCGGCAACACTGTGCAGGCCAATTCCATCGCCTCGATGCTCAAGGAAACCTATAATGTTTCGCCGTATGTTTCCGGTATCGTCATGACCGTCCTTACCGCCCTGGTCATTCTCGGCGGCATCAAGTCGATCGCCCGCGTGTGCGAGGCATTGGTGCCCTTCATGGCCGTCTTCTATGTCGCCGGCTGTGCGGTCATCCTGCTGTCCGGGTTTTCCACCATCCTCGATTCGATCTCCCTTATCGTCAGCAGCGCCTTCTCCGGCCAGGCGGCGGTAGGCGGCTTCCTGGGAGCTGGCATGAAAGAAGCGATGCGCTTCGGCATCGCCCGCGGCCTGTTTTCGAACGAATCCGGCCTCGGCAGCGCGCCGATTGTGGCCGCCGCCGCGCAGACGAAGAACCCCGTCCGCCAGGCGCTCGTCTCCAGCACCGGCACTTTTTGGGATACGGTGGTGGTGTGCGCCATGACCGGCCTGGTGCTCGTCAACACCGGCGTCTGGCAGAGCGGCCTGAAAGGCGCCGCCCTAACCAAGACCGCTTTTGCCACCATCCCCGTGGTCGGCCCGCTCGTGCTGGCGATCGGTCTGCTGACCTTCGTTTTCTCAACCATCCTCGGCTGGTCCTACTACGGCGAGAAGGCGGCCGAGTATTTGTTCGGCAAAAAAGTTATTAAACCGTACCGCTACCTGTGGGTGGTGGCGGTGTTCCTCGGCTCGATCGCCAGCTTGCCGGCGGTGTGGAATTTCGCCGACGCCGCCAACGGCCTGATGGCCATCCCCAACCTCGTCTGTCTCCTGATGCTGAGCGGCGTGCTCGTGTCCGAGACCCGCGAATACCTCTGGAACGGCAATCTCGACCGCGAACCGGCGGATTTCGCCGCCGCTCCGGGCGAGAAGCAGAAGGGAAAAGGCTGA